The Microbulbifer sp. TB1203 nucleotide sequence AAGTCCACCCAGGCGCTGCGCTCTATGGGGTCCGGTGCGACCACCGCGAAATCCCCGCCCAGGGGGGCCACCGAATCGTGGTGGCCGCCGGTGAGCACCGATAGGGCGTCGAAATTGCTGAGCAAGTCGTCCTGGGCGGTGAGCCGCCGTGCTACCGCGTTCTCGTAGGCGGCCCGGGAATCGTAGACGTCGGTGATCGCGGTGAGGCCTACCTCGAAGCGCTGCTGGGTTTGTTCCAACTGCTTGGCCAGGGCCTCCTCTTCGGCGATCGCGGCTTCCAGCACGTCGTGGGCGCGCAGCACGTCGAAGTAGGCGACTGACACCCGCAGCATCATCTCCTGCTGGTTGGCGCTGAACTCGGCGGCGGCCTGTTCGCTGATCTTCTTGCCCTGCTTGTAGCCGAACCAAGCCGGCAGATCGAATATCGCCTGGTCCAGCCTGACGCTGTAAGTCCGATCGTCGGTGTCGCTCTTAGTGGTGGTCGGAATCACCAAGATAGTGCCGTCGTCGTTGAATTGGCTCTGGACCCTGTCGGTATCGGAGCGGACTTTACTGGCCTCGGCGGTGCCCTGGATCTGTGGCAGCAGCGCCGAGCGGCCAAGATTTTTCGCCTCCAATCCGGCGTGATAAGCGGCGCGGTCGGCGGCCAGCTGCGGATCGTTGTCCAGGGCCTGCAGGTAGACCTCCCACAGGGTGTCAGCCTGAGCCTGCATTGCGCCGAAGCCCAGCACGGCGGCGGCGAGCGGAGCCTTCAGCGCGGCCGCGAAATGCGTTTTCAGCGCGGCGGCGATATGAGTTTTCAACGGGCGCGGGGAATGGCCCGGAGTGACATCACTTCTTTTCATCTGTTTAAACTTCCTGTGGTGGGTGCGGTCTCAAAGCGCTGCCAGTCTCCCCCCTGGCGAAAGCAGTCGCGAAAGTGTACCCGCGGCCTGGGGGGCAGTCGAGGCGACGGTAGCGGCATTTTGGTATATCTTCGTTAAACCGACGCGAATGTGCGGCTACCGGTGATTAAGCGGTAAAAACCGGTGTTACCGATATCCGGGCGAAACTCATCGATGCAATAGACGCAGCCGGATTTATTTTGGATGCGGCAAACATCTTGCAGAAAAGGGCAAGAATCGCGATGGAGCAGGCAGTACAGAAAAAGCCCGAGCCCTGGCGGCGCGCCTGTCATCAATGCGATCTGCTGCTGGAGCGCGCGGTGGCCCCCCTGGGGCAGAAATTGGTGTGCCCCCGTTGCAATGCCACTCTGCATCGCAACGGCGCGCACAGCATTCGTTATACCGCGGCACTGAGCCTCACCGGCCTGTTGTTGTTCATTCCCTCCGCCGCCCTGCCGCTGCTGCACTTTTCCATTTTTACCTTCGGTGCTGAAAACACGCTGTTCAACGGGGTGCAGTCGCTGTTTGGCGCCGGCTATATCTGGCTTTCCTCCCTGGTACTCTTCTGCAGCGTGCTGGCGCCGCTGGGCAAATTCACCCTGCTGGCCTTTATCAGTTGGGGCTGCGGCTGGGAGGCGCTGGACCGCCCGGTGGCCAACGCGGTTCGCTGGTACCACCACCTGCGGGACTGGGCCATGCTGGACGTATATATGCTGGGTATACTGGTGGCGCTGGTCAAAATGAGCGACCTTGGCAAGATGGCGGTGGAGCCAGGGCTCTATTGCTTTGCCGC carries:
- a CDS encoding TolC family outer membrane protein, with protein sequence MKRSDVTPGHSPRPLKTHIAAALKTHFAAALKAPLAAAVLGFGAMQAQADTLWEVYLQALDNDPQLAADRAAYHAGLEAKNLGRSALLPQIQGTAEASKVRSDTDRVQSQFNDDGTILVIPTTTKSDTDDRTYSVRLDQAIFDLPAWFGYKQGKKISEQAAAEFSANQQEMMLRVSVAYFDVLRAHDVLEAAIAEEEALAKQLEQTQQRFEVGLTAITDVYDSRAAYENAVARRLTAQDDLLSNFDALSVLTGGHHDSVAPLGGDFAVVAPDPIERSAWVDFALANNFDLKASRLAADAAGYSARAAAAEHLPTLTGSLNYQKYHSDGDLEIDSQTIPIDTTQETKIAAITLQVPIYTGGRLSASRREARNLAFQAEDLSNLVERDTVQNTRTLHRAVVTDVSRVEARQQAVIAARSALEATQAGYEVGTRNIVDVLLAQRTLAQSRTDYANALYDYIQNTLDLKRTAGLLAPDDLQSLENELNPASPILRVAETAPTAPTLAPPAPPIRKDPPASPTK
- a CDS encoding paraquat-inducible protein A yields the protein MEQAVQKKPEPWRRACHQCDLLLERAVAPLGQKLVCPRCNATLHRNGAHSIRYTAALSLTGLLLFIPSAALPLLHFSIFTFGAENTLFNGVQSLFGAGYIWLSSLVLFCSVLAPLGKFTLLAFISWGCGWEALDRPVANAVRWYHHLRDWAMLDVYMLGILVALVKMSDLGKMAVEPGLYCFAAMMLVSNLTTLSFDPYAVWARMARRRERPPAGEAAGGGS